A section of the Papio anubis isolate 15944 chromosome 2, Panubis1.0, whole genome shotgun sequence genome encodes:
- the CDV3 gene encoding protein CDV3 homolog isoform X5, whose translation MQISEKEEDDTEKRQDPGDNWEEGGGGGGGMEKSSGPWNKTALVQAPPAPVIVTETPEPAMTSGVYRPPGARLTTTRKTPQGPPEIYSDTQFPSLQSTAKHVESRNRDKEMEKSFEVVRHKNRGRDEVSKNQALKLQLDNQYAVLENQKSSHSQYN comes from the exons TGAAAAGGAAGAAGATGATACTGAAAAGAGACAAGATCCAGGTGATAACTGGGAagaaggtggaggtggtggtggaggtaTGGAAAAATCTTCAGGTCCCTGGAATAAAACAGCTCTGGTCCAAGCACCTCCTGCTCCAGTAATCG ttacaGAAACCCCAGAACCGGCAATGACTAGTGGTGTCTATAGGCCTCCTGGGGCCAGGTTAACCACAACAAGGAAAACACCACAAGGACCACCAGAAATCTACAGCGATACACAGTTCCCATCCCTGCAGTCAACTGCCAAGCACGTAGAAAGCCGGAA CAG ggataaagaaatggagaagagCTTTGAAGTAGTAAGACACAAAAATAGaggtagggatgaggtttcaaaAAACCAGGCCCTTAAACTTCAGCTAGACAACCAGTATGCTGTGCTTGAAAATCAGAAAAGCAGCCACTCACAATACAATTAA